The Phycisphaerae bacterium genome contains the following window.
AGCGGCAAACCGGCCCCTGGAATCTCCGCCAGTTAAACCAGCCACCGGCGGTGCAATGGGTGAACACAAGCGGTACGGTCCGACAACTGTACTACACCAACGAACCCTACAACGGACACGCCACCCGAGTGTTCGCTTACTACGCCGTCCCGGAAAATCACGCAGACAGGGCGCCGGCCATGGTGCTGGTCCACGGCGGCGGAGGCAAGGCCTTCCCAGAGTGGGCCGAGATGTGGGCAAAGCGAGGCTACGCCGCCATCGCCATGGATCTGGCAGGCTGCGGCCCGGACGCCAAACCGCTCCCCGACGGCGGACCGGGTCAGGGCCACGAAGAGAAGTTCACGGCCATGAACCAGGGCATTCAAGCGGTCTGGTCCTACCACGCCGTGGCCGCGGTGATCCGGGCTCATTCACTGCTGCGGAAACTGCCCGACGTGGATCCGGAACGCGTCGGAATCACCGGCATCTCCTGGGGCGGATATCTCACTTGCATCGCCGCCGGGTTGGATCACCGGTTCAAGGTCGCCGTGCCCGTCTACGGCTGCGGCTTCATCTACGAGGACCCAACCTGGACCAACCCAATGAACAAACTGACCGACACCGAGCGCCAGCAGTGGATCCACAACTTCGATCCGTCACGATACCTGGCCGGCTGCTGGACACCCATCATGTTCATTAACGGTACCAACGACGTCTATCGACTTGATTGCTTTGAGAAAACCTACCGGCTGGTCTCCGGGCCGCGGTCCCAGCGGATCGGTATTCGCCTGCCCCACAGCCATCCGGACGGCTGGGCTCCAAAGGAAATCGGCCTCTACGTCGACTCGGTGCTCCGCAACGGACAGGCTCTGCCCCGAATCAAGCGAATCACCCGCCAGGGAACACAGGTGCAGGCGACGGTCAAAAGCCCCATCCCGGTCAAAGAGGCGACCCTGAACTACACCACGGATACGGGGGGATGGAAGGAACGTAAGTGGGAAAGTCGGCCAGCCCAGTTGGATCAGAACGGCCAGCGCGTCCGCGTCCAACTTCCGTCCGATCAGGCAATCACCTACTTCGTCAATGTGACCGATGAACGCGGGGCGATCGTGTCATCCGACATTCAGAGGGTGCCGGCCTCGGCGAACGCCAAGTGATGGAGTGATGGTCATGACAACCTGCGCCTGGGCAAGATCGACGGGTATCTGGGAGGCCCATTGTTGCCGGCTGTTGGGGCCAGGATTGACTTCGCCAACAACCGGTTGGCTCTGCGATCCGAGGATGTCTCGCCGGACGCGGTTACTGCTCCTTTTCAAGCATCGGCCGATAGTCCGCGCAGCTGCGCGAACCCTCTAGCCTCGCGGCCGCTTCAGCACGCCCCTTCGCATCCTCGTCGGCCATGGCCACCACATCCGCCCGCCCGATGGCATTCCAGATGACATCCAGCCCGTGCCCGTAGCCACCCCTCCCAGTCCGGCCGATCACCGGCACCCGAATCCTGGGAGACTTCGCTTGCCCACGAAGCGACTTCGCGGCCACCAGACCACTCGCCGCAGCCGCACCACACAGTATGAACTCACGTCTTCGCATCATGTCACGCCGTCATCACCGGCGAGACGCCGGCGCCACACTCGCTCTCACACCGCCTCCGGCACAATCCACTCATCGCGGCCGGCCCGCTTCAACAGAGCGTTGGCCTCGGCATCCTCCATGAACGTCTCCGTCTTGGCATCGAACCGCAGTTGGCGCCCCCCAACTCGGTACGAGATGTTGCCCATCTGACTGAGCAAAGTCGAACGGTGGCCCTCCTCGATATCCGCGTTGGGGCGCTCGCGAGTCTCGACGCACCTGAAAAAGTTGTCCAGGTGGGCCACGTGCGGGTGGTGCCCGTTCTGCTGGGCGATCACCTTCTCGCTATCGTCGTAAACCTGCCAGCCGCCGCCGTGCCGCTCGGCGAACATGAGCCCCTTCGTGCCGTGCACCTCCACCCGCATGCCATCGAACGGCCAGTGGGGATAGGTGTCGCCGTCGCGGAGTTCCCAGGGCATCTTCTTCATGTATGGCACGCGCAGGGTCAGCTCGAACACCATGGTCAGCCCGCCGTAATCCCAGGTCACCACCTGCGTATCCGGAGCCTCGCCGTCATGGTCGTACACCCGCGAACCGGTGGCCCAGACCGACTTCGGGTAGTCCTTGCCGATCAGCCAGCGGGCAAAGTCGATCTGGTGAATGCCGTCGTTGATGATGTCGCCGCCCGAGTAGTCCCAGAACCAGTGCCATGAGTAGTGAAACCGGTTCGCGTTGAACGCCCGCATGGGTGCCGGGCCAAGCCAGGCATCATAGTCCACGCCGGCCGGCACCGGCCCGTCCGCCTTGCGGCCGATCGGCGGCCACAGCTTCATGTTCAGCACCCGCACGAGGTGGACGTCGCCGAGCTTGCCGGATCGCAGGTACTCAACCGCGGCGGCCGCATAGTCGCCACTTCGCGTCTGGGTGCCGTGCTGAACCACTCGGTGGTACTTGCGAGCGGCCTCAACCATCTTGCGGCCCTCCCAAGGATTGTGCGAAGCGGGCTTCTCCACGTACACGTCCTTACCCGCCTGGCAGGCCAGGATCGTCCCCAGAGCGTGCCAGTGATCCGGCGTCACGTTGAAGACCACGTTCACGTCCTTGTCATCGAGGATGCGACGGAAGTCGCTGAC
Protein-coding sequences here:
- a CDS encoding Gfo/Idh/MocA family oxidoreductase, whose translation is MRRSKPSRRQFLRGTVAATAGLAAASLVSPRVRAASSSGKIVMGMMGTGGRGVWLLQQELIKREGIEIAYLCDVDEGRLKSAADLVEKARGRRPKTVSDFRRILDDKDVNVVFNVTPDHWHALGTILACQAGKDVYVEKPASHNPWEGRKMVEAARKYHRVVQHGTQTRSGDYAAAAVEYLRSGKLGDVHLVRVLNMKLWPPIGRKADGPVPAGVDYDAWLGPAPMRAFNANRFHYSWHWFWDYSGGDIINDGIHQIDFARWLIGKDYPKSVWATGSRVYDHDGEAPDTQVVTWDYGGLTMVFELTLRVPYMKKMPWELRDGDTYPHWPFDGMRVEVHGTKGLMFAERHGGGWQVYDDSEKVIAQQNGHHPHVAHLDNFFRCVETRERPNADIEEGHRSTLLSQMGNISYRVGGRQLRFDAKTETFMEDAEANALLKRAGRDEWIVPEAV
- a CDS encoding alpha/beta fold hydrolase, with the protein product MARPQHRCHYMLPLILTAVCLGCTERQTGPWNLRQLNQPPAVQWVNTSGTVRQLYYTNEPYNGHATRVFAYYAVPENHADRAPAMVLVHGGGGKAFPEWAEMWAKRGYAAIAMDLAGCGPDAKPLPDGGPGQGHEEKFTAMNQGIQAVWSYHAVAAVIRAHSLLRKLPDVDPERVGITGISWGGYLTCIAAGLDHRFKVAVPVYGCGFIYEDPTWTNPMNKLTDTERQQWIHNFDPSRYLAGCWTPIMFINGTNDVYRLDCFEKTYRLVSGPRSQRIGIRLPHSHPDGWAPKEIGLYVDSVLRNGQALPRIKRITRQGTQVQATVKSPIPVKEATLNYTTDTGGWKERKWESRPAQLDQNGQRVRVQLPSDQAITYFVNVTDERGAIVSSDIQRVPASANAK